The window GGCGTTCGTCGTGGTGGACGCGATCGACGGTGTGGTCCGGGCAAGCCCCGCCGCGTACGCCTACGGCCTGGTGCGCGGCCATACCCTGGTGCACGAGCAGCTGCTGGAGATGACGGCCAAGGTGCGCCGCGACGGGGTCATCCTCGAGCGGCTCCTCGAACTGCCGCGCGGGCCGCTGGGCCAGGGAACCATCGTGGTCCAGGTGCGGGCGGCCGTGATCGCCGAGGATTACATCCTGCTGCTGGCCGATGACCGGACTGAGGTCACCCGCACCGAGGAAGTCCGGAACGACTTCGTTGCCAACGTCTCCCACGAGCTGAAGACGCCGGTGGGCGCCATCTCGTTGCTCGCGGAAGCGCTCGAGTCCTCCGCCGACGATCCGGAAGCCGTGCGCCGGTTCGCCAAGCGCACCCACAAGGAATCGGCCCGCCTGGCAGCCCTGGTGCAGGACATCATCGAACTCTCCCGGCTGCAAGGCTCCAACGTCGCCAAGCAGGGCCGGGCCGTGGACATCAACACCGTCGTCGCCGAGGCGGTGGACCGCTCCCAGTTGCCGGCGGAAAGCAGGAACATCGAACTCGTCGTGGGCGGACGCTCGGACGCGATGGTCTACGGTGACCAGGACCAGCTGGTGACCGCGCTGCGCAACCTGATCGATAACGCCATCCGCTACTCACCGGAGAACACCCGGGTGGGCGTGGGCATCCGTGCCAAGGAAGGGCTCGTGGCCGTCTCGGTCACGGACCAGGGCGAAGGCCTCAGCCCCGAGGACCAGGACCGCGTGTTTGAGCGCTTCTACCGGGTGGACGCCGCCCGGTCCCGCCACACCGGGGGCACGGGCCTTGGCCTGAGCATCGTCAAGCACGTAGTCGCCAACCACGGCGGCGAGGTGACGCTCTGGTCCAGGCCCGGCCAGGGTTCCACGTTCACGATCCGGCTCCCTGAGCTGGAAGGACAAGACGCCGACGGCGTTGCGGAGTCCCGCGAACCGGCGAACCGGGCGGCTGCCCGGCCCGCGGGTGCCGGGCCAGCCCAGCACCCCAAACCCCCACGACGGGACGCCGCCGGCGCCCACGAGCAAGGAGCTACCGCTTGAGCAGGATTCTGATTGTCGAGGACGAGGAGTCGTTCAGCGACCCGCTGTCCTATCTTTTGGGCAAGGAAGGCTTCGAGGTGGAGGTGGTGGACAACGGCCTGGACGCCATCAGCGAATTTGACCGCAACGGCGCTGACCTGGTGCTTTTGGACCTGCAACTGCCCGGACAGTCCGGCACGGAGGTCTGCCGGCAGCTGAGGCAACGCTCCTCCGTACCCGTCATCATGCTGACGGCGAAGGACGCTGAAATCGACAAAGTGGTGGGCCTGGAACTGGGCGCGGACGACTACGTCACCAAGCCCTACTCCTCCCGGGAGCTGGTGGCCCGTGTCCGGGCCGTGCTCCGCCGCCAGGGTGAGCCCGAGGAGCTGGTAGCGAGCACCGTGCAGGCCGGACCGGTCCGGATGGACATTGAGCGCCACGTGGTCACCGTCAAAAGCGAGCAAGTGTCCCTGCCGCTGAAAGAGTTCGAGCTGCTGGAAATGCTGCTGCGGAACTCCGGCCGCGTCCTGACCCGCGGGCAGCTGATCGACCGGGTCTGGGGCTCGGACTACGTGGGGGACACCAAAACCCTGGACGTCCACGTCAAACGGCTCCGCAGCAAAATCGAGCCGGATCCCTCGGCGCCGCGGCACCTGATCACGGTCCGCGGGCTGGGCTACAAGTTCGAACCCTAAGCGGGACAAGCGCGGAGGCGTGTGCCGGGCCGGGCACTCACGGCCCGGCACAGGCGGCAGCACCACAGACGGCAGTAACACTGGCGGCAGCACCACAGACGGCAGCACCACAGACAAAGGGAGGCGCACCCGGACCGGGTGCGCCTCCCTTTGCGTGGAGAACCGTGCGCAGACTAGTGGTTCGCGCTGCTCGTCGGCGCGGGGGTGGACGTCGGCGTGCCTGATTCGGTGGGCTCGCTGCCGGCCGGGAGGTACTGCTTGTAGTCAGAAATCGTTGCGTCCAGCACCGGGACCTTGAATTTGGCGTTCTGGTTGGTGGCGTCTTCACGGATGCTGACCTCGACGAGGGAACCCGGCGCGCCGCCTGTGGTGTCCAGGATGGCCTCGTCCGTGGAATCGTTGAGCAGAGTGTAGGCGTTCTGCTTGACCGGAATCCGGGTCTGCGATCCGCCGGCACCCAGAATGGTCAGCGTCACGTCCTCGGAGGAGGAGTTGTACACGGCGCCGATCACGCGGCCGGGCTTGTCCTCCCCGGCGGAAATGATCATCATGTTGCGCAGCTGCAGCGGACCGACGCTGGCCTGGGTTCCATCGGACGCAGCGTACTGCGCGTTGGTCGACTGGGGGTTGGTATAGCCACAGCCAGTTACGGACAGCAGGCCAACGGCCAGAGCAGCCGTTGCCATTGCCAGCTTGCCGCGCTGGCCCCGGTTCGTCGCAGAGAAACCCACGTCACGCACTCCTTGAGAGTCTTGGAACATTCTTCAGCCATAGCCTATCGGCAATCCACGTCAAACATTGATTCGGCGGCTACATAAAGCCGCCGGCCCGGTGGGTCGCGGACGGCTCAGAGGGCTTGGTCTGCGCCCTTGGCAACGCCGACGTCATGCACTAATATCCGCGTTCGTCAAGGGGTCTGGAGGCACCGATTGGGCCTATTTTCCGCGGATTCATGCGGTTCTTGGCTGCGATCCGTGCCAGTCGTATGCCTTATTCGTGATAAACTGGTCTGCGGGAAAGGGGAATGTCCACATGGTTTTTGAGGTCGGCGAGACAGTAGTTTACCCTCACCACGGTGCAGCCAAAATTGAAGAAATCAAGATGCGCACTGTCAAGGGCGAAGAGAAGATGTATCTCAAGCTCAAGGTGGCTCAGGGTGATCTGACCATTGAAGTTCCAGCAGAAAATGTTGACCTTGTTGGGGTCCGGGACGTAGTGGGCAAAGAAGGCTTGGAGCATGTGTTTGAAGTGCTGCGGGCTGAGTTCACTGAAGAACCCACCAACTGGTCACGTCGTTACAAGGCAAACCTGGAAAAGCTTGCTTCCGGTGACGTCATCAAGGTGGCAGAAGTCGTCCGCGACCTCTGGCGCCGCGATCACGACCGGGGTCTCTCCGCAGGGGAGAAGCGCATGCTGGCCAAGGCCCGCCAGATTCTGATTTCAGAACTGGCGTTGGCTGAAAAGACCGACGAAGAGAAGGCCGCAAGCGTTCTCGACGAGGTTCTGGCTTCCTAGGCACCAGACACGAATCGAACCCCGGTAGCGTAACAACTGCCGGGGTTTCTTTTGCCCGTTTTTGCCCGCCCCTCCGGTTGAGCTATCACCTTCGGTCCCTAAACCGGCGGCAGAAGGACCCGAAGTGATAGCTCAGTGGCTGGCGGGGAGCTGCCGGGACGTAGTCTTGTGCGCATGGACTCTGCACCCAAAACACCCGTCACCGCGGTCATCGTCGTGGCCGCCGGCTCCGGCCAGCGCCTGGGCTACGGCATGCCCAAAGCCAAGGTCCCGCTCGGCAGTGAGAGCATCCTCACCCATGCCCTGCGTGGCGTCGCCGCAGCAGGCATCGCGCAGCAGATCTGCGTGGCCATCCCGCCCGGCGACCAGGAGCTCCGCGGCGTCTGCGAGGCGTTTGTCCGGGACCTCGCAACGGAGCGCCCCGGCGCGGCCGGTGCGGCCGGCGCCGGCCAGCTGCCGGTTGTCAGCGTTGTGGACGGCGGTGCCACCCGCGGGGACTCGGTCCGCGCCGCCCTGGCAGCGCTTCTCCCGGGCACGGACGCCGTGCTGGTCCATGACGCCGCCCGGGCTTTGGCGCCGGAGTCGGTCTTCCACCGGGTGTCCCAAGCCCTGGCCGCGGGCGCGCTGGCTGTTATTCCGGTCATTCCCGTGGTGGATACCGTCAAAACGGTGGAACCGACCACGGGCGACGCCGCCGCGATCGCCCCGGAGCTCGTCACCGG is drawn from Micrococcaceae bacterium Sec5.8 and contains these coding sequences:
- a CDS encoding ATP-binding protein, whose product is MLIGVIAGLIGLSLGVFGVLAFRVSEQQRKLVDVEYEEPALPDGAAEVLAAVGRAFVVVDAIDGVVRASPAAYAYGLVRGHTLVHEQLLEMTAKVRRDGVILERLLELPRGPLGQGTIVVQVRAAVIAEDYILLLADDRTEVTRTEEVRNDFVANVSHELKTPVGAISLLAEALESSADDPEAVRRFAKRTHKESARLAALVQDIIELSRLQGSNVAKQGRAVDINTVVAEAVDRSQLPAESRNIELVVGGRSDAMVYGDQDQLVTALRNLIDNAIRYSPENTRVGVGIRAKEGLVAVSVTDQGEGLSPEDQDRVFERFYRVDAARSRHTGGTGLGLSIVKHVVANHGGEVTLWSRPGQGSTFTIRLPELEGQDADGVAESREPANRAAARPAGAGPAQHPKPPRRDAAGAHEQGATA
- a CDS encoding response regulator transcription factor, whose amino-acid sequence is MSRILIVEDEESFSDPLSYLLGKEGFEVEVVDNGLDAISEFDRNGADLVLLDLQLPGQSGTEVCRQLRQRSSVPVIMLTAKDAEIDKVVGLELGADDYVTKPYSSRELVARVRAVLRRQGEPEELVASTVQAGPVRMDIERHVVTVKSEQVSLPLKEFELLEMLLRNSGRVLTRGQLIDRVWGSDYVGDTKTLDVHVKRLRSKIEPDPSAPRHLITVRGLGYKFEP
- a CDS encoding CarD family transcriptional regulator codes for the protein MVFEVGETVVYPHHGAAKIEEIKMRTVKGEEKMYLKLKVAQGDLTIEVPAENVDLVGVRDVVGKEGLEHVFEVLRAEFTEEPTNWSRRYKANLEKLASGDVIKVAEVVRDLWRRDHDRGLSAGEKRMLAKARQILISELALAEKTDEEKAASVLDEVLAS
- a CDS encoding 2-C-methyl-D-erythritol 4-phosphate cytidylyltransferase; translated protein: MDSAPKTPVTAVIVVAAGSGQRLGYGMPKAKVPLGSESILTHALRGVAAAGIAQQICVAIPPGDQELRGVCEAFVRDLATERPGAAGAAGAGQLPVVSVVDGGATRGDSVRAALAALLPGTDAVLVHDAARALAPESVFHRVSQALAAGALAVIPVIPVVDTVKTVEPTTGDAAAIAPELVTGTVVRETLRAVQTPQGFELATLRRAHDAAATFDAGQAAAVTDDAMLVELLGVPVHAVRGASQSLKITTPLDLIFAEGLLEGPLGVRWVEG